The following are encoded in a window of Rubellicoccus peritrichatus genomic DNA:
- a CDS encoding AraC family transcriptional regulator, whose protein sequence is MCRSPSMLSFDVPFLDPDPIKLPFMENSGPFFLPIVSGCAVVKGSVDNEMRHDFSLDAIDYMVTFLMTFHGSAKVSFPHEDQSLFPGSILILKQPSPVRIHLKNTGSPWGFFYINFRDSRPLESLLWLQSRIGQISRPVSMRDPEVRKFVRDSSQLIGDMAKAQQGSEIEWSGRTYDWFLSCLRMLQISPSIAQLKDKSETLPRPAILSEKCGTIKEYARQMHCSPGYLSRKLLASWHKPAGKALREARLERSIELLGSTDQSINEIANQLGYASTSSFIRAFKLHFGCTPARMRRSGL, encoded by the coding sequence ATGTGCAGAAGCCCCAGTATGTTGAGCTTTGATGTGCCTTTTTTGGATCCTGATCCAATAAAACTACCGTTTATGGAGAATAGCGGTCCCTTCTTTCTGCCCATAGTTTCCGGATGTGCAGTTGTCAAAGGATCAGTGGATAATGAGATGCGCCATGATTTTTCTTTGGATGCAATCGACTATATGGTGACGTTTTTGATGACTTTCCATGGCTCTGCTAAAGTAAGCTTTCCACATGAAGATCAGAGTTTATTCCCAGGATCGATTCTGATTCTTAAGCAACCTTCCCCGGTACGGATCCATTTGAAAAACACAGGCTCTCCCTGGGGCTTTTTTTATATCAACTTTCGTGATTCACGGCCACTTGAATCTTTGCTTTGGCTGCAGAGCCGTATTGGCCAAATTAGTCGTCCGGTCTCAATGCGGGATCCTGAGGTCAGGAAATTTGTTCGAGACTCGTCACAGTTGATTGGTGATATGGCGAAGGCTCAGCAGGGATCAGAGATTGAGTGGTCAGGGAGAACTTATGATTGGTTTCTTTCCTGCCTTCGCATGCTTCAGATAAGTCCTTCGATCGCACAGCTAAAGGACAAATCCGAGACCTTGCCCAGACCCGCCATCCTCTCGGAGAAGTGTGGTACAATCAAGGAATATGCCCGTCAGATGCATTGTTCACCAGGTTATTTGTCACGCAAGCTTCTGGCCAGTTGGCATAAGCCAGCAGGCAAGGCACTGCGTGAGGCTCGGCTTGAGCGGTCAATTGAACTGCTTGGATCGACTGATCAGAGTATTAATGAAATCGCCAATCAGCTGGGCTACGCATCAACGAGTTCATTCATTCGTGCTTTCAAGCTCCATTTTGGATGCACTCCAGCCAGGATGCGTCGATCTGGCTTGTAG